CTCCAAAGCTGTTAGCATTTCCCTCGAGCGACTGGCTTTTCTAGCCCTCCCACGGGTCTCCATTGGCTCACTCTGACCAACGACTTCTTTTGACATCCCAACGGTGCCTTCGAACCAACTCGAATATCACTTGGTTCAAAACCTGCTCGGATACTACTTGTCacgggctagacctttcgtctcaaTAAGCCGTGCGGCCTTAAgcgatccgtttgctccaaactcgcctaagtcagcctttacgcccaaaagtgaggattccttagaactcctccaaggcaccaatttgtatagcggaagcgattgtgccaaaagaagttACAAGAGAACAACAGAAAACCAAAGAAAGAttgcacacaaagtgtttgagtaaatgctcaaggaattctattactcttaagaattcaccttacaatggatgattacaaatgagggggaggctctctatttatagttgaactccccctaaaccgacggtcaagatacatttacatcgacggacgagattcactatatcccttgattttagggatttacaagatttgccatatcaaatctaatctaatctttacaagatatgattctctctatcttctaagattagttactaaaattagcctaagttgccatgtcttcgttatcgggccaaccaggcttcaatctgacacgcttgtccaatagctctttgaatcgggccagttctcgtgggctaaatgttccccatctaatcgatagacctccatggggcacTTCTTGTggcatggtcacgggctttgcactttggcccgtgacacaAGCATCatgttaatatattataaacataaaaaatggaTCGAACTAAATTTGGTTAAGCCGGATTCAaatcttaaatatttaaatttaaatccaatttGGTTAAGCCGGATTCAaatcttaaatatttaaatttgaatccgacatatattttaaataaacttaatgttttatcaaaactTTCACAAATTTTAGACGAGACCCAACTTATGGTTGGTACGTAGTTATTGTGGATGTTCCAGCTGGTTTCCTTTGTGTCTAATGTTTTTATTCACATTTTACTGTTTACACgttttcttcaaaaattaaatgaaaaaaagagacATTTTTGGTCACCtcatataaatttacaaaatgtttTGCAATTTATCTCTCACTGGTCCTACTGAAAATTGcacgttttttttcttttaaaaaaatcaaattaaagcaAAATTTTCTGGTCCAACCAAATTAATCCCCTTATTTATAGGAGGCTTGTCCGCCCcaaccaattttttttccaaactacagctaatttttatatataaaagtatacttgctatattttattttatttttattttttcgaattttttgaaaaaaattggggttttctatttttgaagaattttaattcttttattatttcttttaacattttattaaaatattaaattcactGTAAATTCTTATAATAGTAAAGTTGATGTTTGATGCCATGATTAATGGGATTGGATtggtgtgtatatatatttagaaactGAAGCAAGGGATTTTATTACTAAACCcaatgttttaaaaatcaaaattccatttttttcttcaaatatcATCCACCCagttttgttcaaaaaatagtTTCAACAGATGTATTAGGCAAATATTGCAAAtgcaaatatacatataaaagattGTTGCCATGAAAATTATTACTAATTATAACGTTAAtcatcaattattattttatgaccTGCCTGACaagataaatttcaaaactaaatcTAATAACTACAATCAACAAAGTAGATTTTGTCAATCATGTCATTGGTTCAGCGATAAACTTGTGTGAGTTTCAAGCTGATTGACATGAAGTTCAAAATTCAATCTTTGTGTTTGTAAACTCTTTCCCCATTGTAATTGTTCACTTGTATaagaaaaacatttgtttttttaagcttttaagGTTAAAAGTTCACAAGATTGCAAAAAAGACTTAATTACACAATGCGTAAATGGTGAGGAttagattttttagaattaaggctaattgacacaatgtataaatattaagggtaaagttactattatgccaattttaaacgCCACCACCATTAGCCAACTAATGACCAAAAAGACAAAACTAAATAAGTAGAAAACCATTGTATCacttttcatagttgaatggcaaaaaaataataataataattaagtgactacTAATCTAATTTATCCTAATCTAATCTGTTTTTGTAATGCTTTTAAGTTTGGGGAGGATGAAATCAATGCTATAAATTTGGCATTACATGTTTCAATATCattattcaaataaatgaaatattaaatggtattaaataattttatattaataaacgaATATAGATTCAATATGTTTTAAACCCTAGCAAATTGCtagtaaaaattgaaacaaatcttaattttgttcataaatattttctctgaatattttatataaaagacaaaatatttgttactttgaaaaaataaagggttttcaaagtaaaaataccatggaagttattttactataccttagattgtattttgtctctctaattgaaaactatataaattaatccttatacattaattatatttttattgttaagtgATTACGGTAAATTTCGATATACTTTTAGAGTAAAACTAATTAATGTTgattaagattaaaatattttatatatttacccTACCTGTATGTggaatttcaatatattttttaatcttacTCATCACTAATTTTCATGtcatatcatttttaaaaatattcaagttatatataaatttgatttgcTCATCTTtactatcaaaatataattttaaatatattaaagataatatttttaccgaaaattttaattatgccCCAACTAAATTAATGTCCAGCTTTTTCTTGACGAAGAAATTagcaaataaatagaattaCAATATCCAGTTGGATTATAAgtcaattccatattttatgaaaaaattcaaaattctagaagtcaaatccattttaatttatcttgcaagataatttaatttaataaatctatacatatttgttccaatcTTCTACTTCACTGATTCCGTCATGAACacaaaaatttaaccttttaatctttgaatcattattttatattaataaacgaATATAAAGTAGATCATCTTTTATGTATTGTGATGGATTTGTACAACTCAATTGTTCGTAAAGGACTGATATTTTTGTCtatactcttgattcaaaatcTTGATTGAGTTCGTATCATAAGGGTAtctatattaattcaaaataaatctaGAAAAACACTTCTAagaaattcaaacataaaaattgatTCTTCATTCATAGGCCAAGTAACCCACCCTACACAATAGGCCCAACCCAACTTGGGCTAAgttttgttataatttaaatttaattataaaaacatataaaatatcaattaaaataaatatatatatatatatatttattaatttttgaatagtaAAATGAGTAATCTGATTCAACCCaggcttaaaattttttagaatcagaACTCAACCTCTCATACTTGACAGCAAGGTACTTCCATCTTAGTTGGAGCATATTTCTCTTATccactcttttattttatagaaacatgaatttcaaCAAGCTTGTCTAACaatcaaagtaatttaacagcCAAGGCCAATTTATCATCACAATTCATGCCCTCACCCACATAAAATCTTACCCGCAAACCTTTTGGTAAACAAATTGTATTTACCAATAAATCAGGTAAACATTGCTAATATTGAAAACAAAACTTGCATTAAAAATCCAACACATCTTCCACTTaaccatataatatatatacatataataatttcatattattgaCTAAAAATGAATTGATGCAGTTTTCTTCACTAATGCCTACTTATTGTTCCATCTTTAATCAAAATGCCCATTCTACGAAAAGTGGGAGGGGTCAATGTTCTACTGCGAAAACATAGCAAGAAGAATAgaggaaaaagataaaaaaaataaaactaacctCCCAGATTCCTCTGTAAGAAAGCAATTTGGACAGACTAGAACGATTATAGTACACAGGACCAAAGGGTTCGAATGGCGTGGCATGGCATTCCACATAAATAGGTCGAATCAGCCAGCTGGGGTACACTAGTATTTGAACTCCTCCGAATGGCTAAGTTGGCAATGGCAGTTGGCTTTCTTTGTAGGGAATTTAGTTGCAGGTTTTATCAATGAAAGTTGTTCCCTAATGAGCCATATGCATATCCCCCTCTGACCTTTTATAGATCAGCCGGATTTTCTCATCACCGCCTAGTTCCAAGCAGTGAACAATCTTAGACATCCCTTTATAGAAGGGCGCATTTTTTCATCAAAGCACCAAAATGCATATTAACACTTTGGTCTTTTACCCAGAACTACCAGCAACCTCTGCAGCTCTCTGTCTCATCATCTCCATCACAGCAGCCCTACGTCGTGAATCAGATTGTTGTTGAAGCCTCCTCAAATGTTCCTTTAGGTCTCTGTATTAGCAAGTTTTAACTTTATTAGCTTTAAATTGCACCAAGGAGTACATAACATATGGCTGTTAAGGAGGGAGAAAGGCAAATGTACCTGCAACGTGGTACGTGGCATTGAGATTCTTTGCATGCTCGTGCATGGAGTTGCAGCAAATACCACATTTTCTTGCATAGTACACAGCCACCAGAAGCACGTGTTTTGCATTGAATTCCATGGCGGAAAAGCCCCTTCACTTTCCGACAATTTGGGTATTGGCAATGTGCAGAACGACATTGTGATGCATGCACTAAAAGGTCAAGCATTTTCCTCAGCTGTAAATTTCAGGAACCAATGCAGTTAGAACAACACAAAAAAAGTCTCATGTTTACAGTCATAAACTCAATTTTCCAACCATCTACTTGCCAAATCAGAAGGAAACTAATATATTCAGGGAATTATACTTTACATTTAGTGTATTTCAATGTTCAAGTGCAAAGTACCAATAGCATATCAGAAACATCTTAGAGAGTTCCATGCTTTTCAATGTTATCAAGCCAATTATTCACAAACACCAGTACGAAAACATCCCCCCCCCCCCTCAAACCGAAAAAAAGGGGAGGTCCAGAGAAAAGCGATGATACCACAATGTGACATCCCACACCTGACCCAGTCGCCAGATCCGAATTCATGACATCACATTATGTTGCCGGAGCAACTCAGACTAAGTCAACCACATTTACCAAGTAATGTggcattcaatcaattaaattccCATGCATTCTCATCACACACtcttaaataattcaaatgatTGCCAATTAATCACATTAAATGCATTCTAGGATTGTACAGGGTCACAAACGTGGTTAGGATTCGAATCCAAACTAGTGTCCAAATTCTACAGGAGGTCTCGAGACATAGGTTTCATGTCTCAAGACATgatggattttattttgattctatGTGAACATGCCTTGAGACATTGGGGTCTATGTCTCAAGAACAGTCTCAAGACGAACTTCCCCTGTTTTCTTAATTTAGCTTCGATGTTTGGCTGTCTCGAGACATAAGCCACTTAGTCTCGAGACCTAAGCTAGATTATCTCAAGACTAGACCGATGTTTATATTGTTGtaattatactaaataaataCTTCACTTAATTAAAGGGATGGCTTTAAATAGATTGATTTGATCTGGCTTGTGTCTATGTCATTTACCTACTGTACTAAAGATATTGAATAGAAAGaatccttcttcttctttaacaCATATATGCTTTGATGAGATTTAGTTAAAAGAGTTCAACAAATTCATACTAAAAAAATACCTGCAGAACACGTAGTTGCCTGGCCTCTTTGTTCTGTGCATCACGTTCTGCCATGGATGGATGATTTGTTAACTTATGAGGATGATCAATGCCCCCATCCTTTTTATAACAGGCATTGCACACATCATAATCAGGGCAAACTTCACATCGCCAACCTTGACCAGTTTCAATATCCAGATGACATATGCAACAGGGAGTGACAAATGCAGGAGCAGTTGGATTGTGAAGATGGTAGAGTACCATCATCGAGGAATGTTTAGCCCGTCTCAGGGTATCATATTGATAATGGTTCCCTTGACAAAGACTCAAAAATGCCTGTCTAGTATCAAAGAATTCACTCTCAAGAATGTCATCTTGATCGGTTGTATCAGTAGAGACATCAGTTATTTCAATCTGCACAATGACAATTTGTCcacaaaaatcaattaaaaaagcaaataaaaatctGTCTACAGAAGCAACAACAGACACACACTATAAGTAATTATTGTAGTACTAAGACAAACTTACTGGATAAAGAACATGTTTTTCCCTCTGATTGAAGGGATGTCTCTCTCTTTCATCACGTTTCAATTCTGCCTCATGGCACCTGTGAGGGTACAAAGAAGCAAACATAAGATCCATTTATCTAGAGAACTGTCTCATAGTTGGTGGAAGCAGACCAAAATAAGGACAGAGGAAGGGGAGTTGCGTTATTGGGCTTCTAACAGGGGGAAGGGGAGTTGAGtcttaaaacttgaaaaataatcaGTTTCTGAAGAGCACAAGAATCAGTTTCCTTTTCTCTAAAAGCAGAAGTATGACTGTAATgaactgaatttttaaaatgaggGAAAAGAATCACTCTGCAAAATCATTTAAGCAGATAAATAGTAACACCAAGGACTGAAAAGCTTGAACGGTTTGTACTACTGTAAAGGCTGAGCCAAATGACTAATGTTTACATAAAGAATGTAAATGgtactaataataaaatgaacGCCAAGGAGTTGTATAACTAGCAACCCTACTGGCTCTCCTCTTGTCCTAAAAGGCTAGGTGCTTGTCATTTAACTTCTAAGAGCAAGGTTCTAGAGCTGTAAACCAATGAACGTGAGCTGAACTTACAACTGTCAACCAGAAATACACTCATTTGTACAATGCAGAAAATAGCCCTAGCATAGATTCAAACATGCCAATTAACAATAGCAACACTAAAACAGAGTTACTTAACTCTGCGTATGAAAAAGAGCATACCCTTCTCGTACATAGATCTGATTGAAAAATTATAGTTTCTCGTTCTCCAGAATCATATTATTACTATATACAATGATAAAAAACCTTGCCTGCTAGAAAAACCTTGCCTGCTAGAGTATCACACATGGTATACTTTCAGTCAAACAGACACATCCCGGCAAATGCACACACACATATACAGATAGGTAGTGAAAGAGAGAGAGCTCAACCATACAAGAAgaagataataataatgataagaCATAGCTAAACTagttcaaaagaaacaaaaagacaCAGCTAAACAGAGTAGCAATCTTACTTGTCACAAATCTGAAATTTCTTGCACTGGTTGCAGACCCAGCGATTTCCAGACACCATCAGGATACAACAATGAGTGCAACAATGCTGCAAGTGAACCATGATAAAATCTTCCCTCATTGGGCAAATGGTCTCACCAAGCTGAAGTGAAGAAAGGAGGGAAACAAGTAATATAACCAGTTAAAATTCCTTGGATCACGATAAGAAAAATGTCAACACTAGGATAGCAAGATTGTAATTTTCATATCCACTGCCTTTACACAGAAAAACATCATTAAGGAAAAAATGGGCAGAATGATtaggaagaaaagaaattacTTTATGCATCAGTAGCAGATCCTTTGATGCATTAGCAGAGAGATCAGATTGACCCGATGCTTTTAAAGCCCTTTTTgttattgtcttttttattGTTCCTTTTTTGTTCAGCTTTCTGCCATCTTCTTCCAGACGGAACTGGTTAATTAAATCTTCAGCAGCCCCAGGCCAGTAATCACCATCAAAATATGGCAGTCTAGCTGCTGTTATTTTGGCCTTACATTCACCGGTAGTTACAAAGAAATGATCATACAAATTAGTAAGATCAACTACAATGTTTTCCCTGGAAGCCTTCCTTAACATTGCTAGATACCTGAAACAGCATTCATGCATATCAGGagaattaataataatgtattattaaaaacataacatgAGATGCAAAGGGGAAAAAAACTTGATAATTATTTGCCTCACCATTCTCGCAGTTTATCTGATTTAGGTGTTTTCTGAATTTCTGGATGACAATATAAGATATAATCTTCTCCCTTAAGTGGAGGGCAAGCCCATATATAGCAACTTGTAAAACCACGCTTCTTGCAATATTCAAGGTATCCAATCTGAACATTTAAGGTTTAACGATGTTAGTCACAACTAAATAAAAGTGTAGAACTGATACTATATGTAAATTGAAAATCATAATTATCACATTGCTGAAATCATAAGAGTTTGCACTTACAAGAATTTCATGGTAAACAAAGGTACGGAGAGCCTCTCCGGTAACTGCTTTAACCTCAGGCCGGAAATACTTGACTGAATCTAGGTATGACAGATAAACACGACGCTGATTTGGAAATGCACATTCTGAACCAAATTCTTGAACATACATACCAAATAAGCATACTTCTACCCCTTCTATCTTCTGAAACAATAAAACTACCTGAAAGAGAAAAATGTACTTATAAGCATTtcataattacaattaaaattgCCCTTTTCAGCATATACGTATGTATTACACTTaatccattaaaaaaaaaaaagaacatgtgCATTACGCTTAATTTATATCCTTCACACCTTTGATTTATAGGGAAATTCAAGTGGATAATTCTGTTCCTGAAAGATTTCAAGAAATCGCTGCTTCACTTCCAGCTTTTTGTCAACTGATGAAACAACTCTAATTACAAGTGCCTCAGCCCCAGGCACCTGAAAAAATCAATGAGAAAACAATCAATATATTCTTCCTTCTGTGTGTATATGCAGTGTGAATTggtttttgaatatatttaagcAACGCGAAAGTAGAAAAAGGATTGCCATAAACAACATAGAATCAACTGTCATCAGGAGAATATTGATCACCTCATCATAACTTTTTCCTTGAACCCTTGCCCTTTCTTGTCTTTCCTGTTTCAGTCTCTTGAATAACCGCTGCTCTATGTGGTCACTAAGGATTGTTCTTGGCAAATCTTTGGCCCCAAGGACAGCACTCTGAGGTAGGGGCTTTCGCTCTCCTCTTTCGACCTCAGTAATATAGCAATTGGGGCATGTATATTCAGCTTGTCCGCCATCATTCCTTCTACCATTGAATAAAGCACAAATCTGGTGCTGCCAAGCTTCGCACTTGTCACATTGAACCCACtggaaaatattattgaaaaaaaataaacatgtaagAGCGACTATTTGGGATGATCATGAAACATCATAATACTTAAAAAGTATGTAGAGCACGTACCCATTCTTCGATCTCTTcatcattcttcttcttctcaagCCTTGACTTAGGAATGGCAGTTCCATCAACAACAATGCTATCTCCACGAGCCTCATTATGGCATGGAATACAAAAGTAATGTCGTGTATCACCAGCTCCCATTGTGTAGTACATTGCATTTCGCTTAATGCGAGCACCACAAGGACTGCAGTAAATAGGTGGGGGTTCAAAAGTAAGTCTCTCAACTGCACATAATTGACATGAGTTCTCACTCATTGAGTGCTCCATTGCTTGATTCTTTTCAGCCTTTGCTTTACTctgtaaaagaaagaaaataattatcatCAATATACCTCATTCTGTCTCCAAGCCTGGTTTTTGGTACATCAAGTAGTAAGCTAGCACACAAATATCGACCTAAGACAACTTACAATAATCTACATACAATAATAAAGAACAGGGTATGAAATAAGTCAAAACAATATGATAAAGATACCTGGCCAACCCATCGTCTGAGACCTGTAATATGCTCCCTAACTTGCTCAGGGGTGAAGAGTTCAGTAAGTGACACCCCCTTTATTTTTGGTTTCCCAGACTTGGTTCCAGCTGCACTTTCGGAAGACTCCGTAACATTTTCCTGTTTGACTATGTCAGGCTCCTTTTCAATCTTCGCACTTTCTTGCATAGGTAGACCACCAAATTCATCAAGTGTAACAGTCTCACCATCAATCTTCTGTTTGCTAATGTCATCTACATCATCCTTCATCTCAATAAAAACAGGATTACCACTAGAACTCACGGGGACATCAGTCTTCACTTCCATAGGTTCAGGTTTAACTGGCATACACCTGTCAACATGTTGGTAATCTTGGCGCTGGATGTCCTGAGATATGTGAGGTTCAGCAACAACAGAACCTAGAGGACCTTCACTTTCAGCAATAACAGACTGAGAAGATTGCTCTATCTTCATGCGTTTTTGTGAAGGTTGTACACCTACAGATGCATCATTTGATGCAGTTCTTGAAGTCATTCTAGCTGAAATGTCTCCAGCATCATTTATTTTAGTAGAATCACCATCAGAAGGCAAAACAGAAGCAGAGTTCCGACAGGCATGTGCCTTCTGAGCctgtataaaatttttaacaggaACACAAACGGGACATGTTGGATATGTACAAGTCTTGTAGTGACGAATCAATATCTTAGAGGGAAGGCATCGAGGATATGAGCATTGAGATGATTCGCATTTATTCATATGACTCAACAACTTCCGTACGGTAAAACAATAGCCATCACACTTACCCTCAGAGGCTTTACAACTACGAGCATGGCGTAGAAACAAAAGCCACTTCACTTGATTTCTATACTGCCGATCATGGCTCCCATTTTCAGATTTAGAGATGGCGCCTCTAGAATTAAAAGGCTCTGATGAGCTTCTAGCATCAACCATCGGACCGATAGTAGATCCATCTGCAGATAAATTGTTACACTGAGCTTTATCCGGCCCAGATGTTCTCTGGCGGAATTCCTCTTGGACAGGCTGCTCATGTGATATGTTCCCTGGAA
This genomic stretch from Gossypium raimondii isolate GPD5lz chromosome 6, ASM2569854v1, whole genome shotgun sequence harbors:
- the LOC105772853 gene encoding histone acetyltransferase HAC1, with the translated sequence MNVQAHMSGQISGQAANQGGLPQQNGNLLQPAQMQSLGVGGASAAGGPPHTMSNMDPELHRTREYMRGKIIDVLKLRNQLPITEASMMKFRDFARRLEEGLFKIAHTKEDYTNLSTLEHRLQILLRGSRNVHNQRHPQLVNSASASASVGTMIPTPGISHSGNPSIVATSSIDKSTSAASASIAPTNVNTGSLLPSSGMTSASFTRSEGNISNGYQQLPANFPLASGGISSIGVQRMASQMIPTPGFNSNNNNGSINDQSSNNVGLSTVESTMVSQPQQQKPHGGQNSRILRTLGSQMGSGIRSGLQQKAFGLPHGSLNGALGMMGNNMHIVSEHGTPVGYQTTTAFASSPKPLQQNFDQHQLPVMQADGYGMNNADSFGSGNLYGAVTSVGSVTNSQNLNSVNLQSTSRTNTSLINNQSNLHAVQSAAHMKPQSMDEFEKMNFQPAVSSRDDILQVNQQKQFQHPSLQYQQQQFLQQQRQQKQQNLLSNSGYSQSPLASDIGSQVKCEPGVQHHDEVLYQQAPERFQLSELQNPFLQNHSEELANQQSMLSSLPQNSEQMQQMLHQDQLIQESQNDYKLPAVAQMESFAHSQWHPHSQDRAQIPGNISHEQPVQEEFRQRTSGPDKAQCNNLSADGSTIGPMVDARSSSEPFNSRGAISKSENGSHDRQYRNQVKWLLFLRHARSCKASEGKCDGYCFTVRKLLSHMNKCESSQCSYPRCLPSKILIRHYKTCTYPTCPVCVPVKNFIQAQKAHACRNSASVLPSDGDSTKINDAGDISARMTSRTASNDASVGVQPSQKRMKIEQSSQSVIAESEGPLGSVVAEPHISQDIQRQDYQHVDRCMPVKPEPMEVKTDVPVSSSGNPVFIEMKDDVDDISKQKIDGETVTLDEFGGLPMQESAKIEKEPDIVKQENVTESSESAAGTKSGKPKIKGVSLTELFTPEQVREHITGLRRWVGQSKAKAEKNQAMEHSMSENSCQLCAVERLTFEPPPIYCSPCGARIKRNAMYYTMGAGDTRHYFCIPCHNEARGDSIVVDGTAIPKSRLEKKKNDEEIEEWWVQCDKCEAWQHQICALFNGRRNDGGQAEYTCPNCYITEVERGERKPLPQSAVLGAKDLPRTILSDHIEQRLFKRLKQERQERARVQGKSYDEVPGAEALVIRVVSSVDKKLEVKQRFLEIFQEQNYPLEFPYKSKVVLLFQKIEGVEVCLFGMYVQEFGSECAFPNQRRVYLSYLDSVKYFRPEVKAVTGEALRTFVYHEILIGYLEYCKKRGFTSCYIWACPPLKGEDYILYCHPEIQKTPKSDKLREWYLAMLRKASRENIVVDLTNLYDHFFVTTGECKAKITAARLPYFDGDYWPGAAEDLINQFRLEEDGRKLNKKGTIKKTITKRALKASGQSDLSANASKDLLLMHKLGETICPMREDFIMVHLQHCCTHCCILMVSGNRWVCNQCKKFQICDKCHEAELKRDERERHPFNQREKHVLYPIEITDVSTDTTDQDDILESEFFDTRQAFLSLCQGNHYQYDTLRRAKHSSMMVLYHLHNPTAPAFVTPCCICHLDIETGQGWRCEVCPDYDVCNACYKKDGGIDHPHKLTNHPSMAERDAQNKEARQLRVLQLRKMLDLLVHASQCRSAHCQYPNCRKVKGLFRHGIQCKTRASGGCVLCKKMWYLLQLHARACKESQCHVPRCRDLKEHLRRLQQQSDSRRRAAVMEMMRQRAAEVAGSSG